In a single window of the Acidobacteriota bacterium genome:
- a CDS encoding tetratricopeptide repeat protein, with protein MKRCPECRRDYYDDTLLYCLDDGNALLEGPARSEPGAIATGFPGDEPQTAILHSTAAPGEAPTRAQIHTTEQTAVLPAGTGDVAAKPRGFDKRLIAAPLLAILIAVGGYFGYRYLGPFGSTQINSIAVMPFVNESGNADVEYLSDGMTETLIKSLSQLSNLSVKSRSTVFYYKGKETSPKKIGEELGVQAVLLGRVGGRGDDLKLSLELVDTRTQDVIWTEQYDRKQSDLVSLQSEIAKDVSTKLKSKLSGADEAKVARSSTTDPEAYQAYLKGRYHWNRRTAEDLRKAIEQFKIATDRDPNYALAYAGLADSYFVLNSYTGTPTSETLPQSKAFAERAIAIDDHLAEAHASLGGVNNQSWRWTEAEREYKRAIELDPHYATAYLWYGRLLNHLGRFDEAELMIKRAHELDPLSSVISLNLSSMYQVRNDHNASVENSLKLIALDPYFSGGYQVLGLSYLKQGRDVDAIANIEKAVEMSNRAGINLAELGYSYGVLGKRSEAVAIANELKDKYARKEATGKHVAAVYAGLGDKDNAFEWLEKDFQARGSLASIRWEIPFESLRDDPRFKDLLKRMNLTE; from the coding sequence ATGAAACGATGCCCTGAATGTAGGCGAGATTATTACGACGACACTCTGCTGTATTGCCTCGATGACGGCAATGCGCTGCTCGAGGGCCCGGCGAGGTCAGAACCGGGAGCGATAGCGACTGGGTTCCCCGGCGACGAACCGCAAACCGCTATCTTGCACTCGACTGCCGCTCCCGGCGAAGCTCCGACTCGTGCCCAGATACATACGACCGAACAGACGGCGGTATTGCCGGCAGGCACAGGCGATGTTGCCGCGAAGCCTCGCGGATTTGACAAGCGGTTGATCGCGGCACCATTGTTGGCGATACTGATCGCAGTTGGCGGTTATTTCGGTTATCGATATCTGGGGCCATTTGGTTCGACACAGATCAATTCCATCGCTGTGATGCCGTTTGTCAATGAGAGCGGGAATGCGGACGTCGAGTATTTGTCGGATGGAATGACAGAAACGCTCATCAAGAGTCTGTCGCAGTTGTCTAATTTGTCGGTCAAGTCGAGGAGCACGGTTTTTTATTACAAGGGTAAGGAAACTTCGCCGAAGAAGATCGGTGAGGAACTCGGTGTTCAGGCGGTTTTGTTGGGAAGGGTTGGCGGGCGTGGTGACGATCTGAAGCTGAGTCTCGAACTCGTCGACACGAGGACACAGGACGTGATCTGGACGGAGCAATACGACCGCAAGCAATCCGACCTCGTTTCGCTTCAAAGCGAGATAGCGAAAGATGTTTCTACAAAACTCAAATCAAAACTGTCGGGTGCGGACGAAGCGAAAGTGGCCAGGAGTTCGACGACAGATCCCGAAGCGTACCAGGCATATCTGAAAGGACGTTATCATTGGAACCGGCGAACCGCTGAAGATCTCAGAAAGGCGATTGAACAGTTCAAGATCGCGACCGACCGCGACCCTAATTATGCGCTTGCATACGCCGGTCTTGCCGATTCCTATTTTGTCTTGAATTCCTATACCGGCACTCCGACAAGCGAGACATTGCCGCAATCGAAAGCATTTGCCGAGCGTGCGATAGCGATCGACGATCATTTGGCCGAAGCACATGCATCGCTGGGGGGCGTCAATAACCAGTCGTGGCGATGGACGGAGGCCGAACGGGAATATAAGCGGGCGATCGAACTCGATCCGCATTACGCCACAGCGTACCTATGGTACGGTCGCCTTCTCAACCATCTTGGCAGGTTTGACGAAGCCGAATTGATGATCAAGCGTGCACATGAACTTGATCCTTTGTCGAGCGTTATCAGTTTGAATCTGTCGTCCATGTATCAGGTACGAAATGATCACAACGCGAGCGTTGAAAACTCTCTCAAGCTGATCGCTCTCGATCCTTACTTTTCAGGCGGGTATCAGGTTTTGGGACTATCGTATCTAAAACAAGGGCGGGACGTCGACGCCATTGCAAACATCGAAAAAGCCGTGGAAATGAGTAACAGGGCCGGTATCAACCTCGCGGAACTTGGTTATAGCTATGGCGTCTTGGGAAAGCGCTCGGAAGCCGTCGCTATTGCCAATGAGTTGAAGGACAAATATGCGAGAAAGGAAGCAACCGGAAAACACGTCGCTGCTGTATATGCAGGGCTGGGCGACAAAGACAATGCTTTCGAATGGCTGGAGAAGGACTTTCAAGCACGCGGCTCTTTAGCATCCATCAGATGGGAAATTCCATTTGAATCTCTCCGCGACGACCCGCGATTCAAGGATCTGCTGAAGCGGATGAATCTGACGGAATAA
- a CDS encoding tetratricopeptide repeat protein, whose protein sequence is MKRCPECRRDYYDDTLLYCLDDGNALLEGPASMDEPATAILSEPPTAAGGLTQPTDETDVKTAVLQPPTTVGGSDSVRRSAKPLIAAVIAVALFVGGFFGYKYLMPASQIESIAVMPFVNESGNADVEYLSDGMTETLIGSLSKLPNLNVKPSSSVFRYKGTKTDAKTIEQELNVHAVLNGRIVQRGEELTLSLELVDVRKDAVLWSERYVRKQSDLVSLQSEIAKDVSSRLKTRLTGAEEEKIAKSYTANAEAYRDYLQGRYYWNKRDGVNLRKAIEQFEAAIAKDPKYALAYVGLADSYAVFQWWDDDFPVDSLSKARQFAKRAIEIDDSLGEAHASLAYVNLYSWNWAESEKEFLRAIELSPDYANAHRWYHEYLITQGRVDDATRALKKSYELEPLSVIVNYNLANHYCQDKLDPQSATEFAKRVVDLDPKFPGGPQLMACVYLGQGRSADALAEAKKAVELTNGKIRRIVSKLGAVYAETGQTANAMAIIKELEDAYAKQKTVGVQIAEVYAALGNKDKAFEWIEKDVESRGFELVLSIRRDAQFGSLKSDKRYAAILKRMGLPE, encoded by the coding sequence ATGAAACGATGCCCTGAATGCAGGCGAGATTATTACGACGACACGCTGCTGTATTGTCTCGACGACGGCAATGCGCTGCTCGAAGGGCCGGCGTCGATGGATGAACCGGCAACCGCGATCTTGTCAGAACCACCTACGGCAGCGGGTGGTTTAACGCAGCCTACCGACGAGACCGACGTGAAGACGGCTGTTCTTCAACCACCCACTACCGTAGGTGGTTCTGACTCGGTGCGACGGAGTGCGAAGCCGCTGATTGCTGCGGTTATCGCCGTTGCCCTATTTGTCGGTGGGTTCTTTGGCTATAAGTATCTAATGCCGGCCAGCCAGATCGAATCGATCGCCGTGATGCCGTTTGTCAACGAAAGCGGCAATGCTGACGTCGAATATCTCTCCGATGGAATGACCGAGACCTTGATCGGAAGTTTGTCCAAACTGCCAAATTTGAACGTCAAGCCAAGCTCATCCGTCTTTCGTTATAAAGGAACGAAAACGGACGCGAAAACTATTGAGCAGGAATTGAATGTGCACGCGGTATTGAATGGCCGGATCGTTCAACGCGGGGAGGAATTGACGCTGAGTCTGGAACTCGTCGATGTTCGCAAAGACGCGGTGCTGTGGAGCGAACGGTATGTACGAAAACAGTCGGATCTCGTTTCACTTCAGAGCGAGATCGCCAAAGATGTTTCAAGCCGTCTAAAAACAAGGCTAACGGGTGCCGAAGAAGAGAAAATTGCGAAAAGCTACACCGCCAATGCTGAGGCTTACAGGGATTATCTTCAGGGACGGTATTACTGGAACAAAAGGGATGGGGTGAACCTCCGAAAAGCCATCGAGCAGTTCGAAGCAGCCATTGCCAAAGACCCGAAATATGCGCTCGCTTACGTCGGTCTCGCCGATTCGTATGCAGTATTCCAATGGTGGGATGACGACTTTCCGGTTGATTCATTGTCGAAAGCCAGGCAATTCGCAAAACGAGCAATTGAGATCGATGATTCGCTTGGGGAAGCTCACGCATCGCTCGCATATGTAAATTTGTACTCGTGGAATTGGGCTGAATCCGAAAAGGAATTCCTGCGGGCTATCGAATTGAGCCCGGACTATGCGAATGCGCACAGATGGTACCACGAATACCTGATAACGCAGGGAAGAGTCGATGACGCAACGAGGGCGCTAAAGAAATCGTACGAGCTTGAGCCGTTGTCAGTGATCGTCAATTACAACCTTGCGAATCATTACTGTCAGGACAAACTTGATCCTCAGTCTGCGACCGAGTTTGCCAAAAGAGTTGTAGATCTAGATCCCAAATTCCCCGGGGGACCTCAATTGATGGCGTGTGTGTATCTGGGACAAGGACGCAGTGCCGATGCCTTGGCTGAAGCGAAAAAGGCGGTTGAATTAACGAATGGAAAGATCCGTAGAATTGTTTCTAAACTTGGAGCTGTCTATGCAGAGACCGGGCAGACGGCGAATGCAATGGCGATAATCAAAGAACTGGAAGACGCCTATGCAAAACAGAAAACAGTTGGTGTCCAGATCGCCGAAGTATATGCGGCACTGGGTAATAAAGACAAGGCTTTTGAATGGATAGAAAAAGATGTAGAAAGCCGCGGCTTTGAATTGGTGTTGTCGATCAGGCGGGACGCGCAGTTTGGTTCACTCAAGAGCGACAAGCGTTACGCGGCAATACTGAAGCGAATGGGACTGCCGGAATAG
- a CDS encoding tetratricopeptide repeat protein, translating into MKRCPECRRDYYDDTLLYCLDDGNALLEGPASGRSEPPASAGGQFDEPRTAILHSTAAPNEAATRAQIHTTEQTAVLPSGITELPKTKGLDKRLLLAPLALAVIVAGAFFGYRYLSSETTQIDSIAVLPFQNVGSDPNFEYLSDGIAESLINSLTQIQQLKVIARNTAFRYKGKDVDAEQVGRDLSVRAVLTGRVRQVGDRLNIQVDLVDAVTGAQLWGEEYDRPAADALSIKQAIAREITDKLRLRLSGEQQQQINARETTNSQAYQFYLRGRFYWNLRSTEGIKRAIAEFQQAVDRDPNYALGYVGLADSYLLLEEYAGTPISETLPKAKAAVDRALQIDDSLAEAHTSLASILQKEWRWAESEQEFRKAIALNPNYPTTHHWFSIYFRIKRQFDDSLRHIKRAQELDPLSPVISSNVAQIYFIKGDVDTAIGEWEKIIELNPNYTGAYSNLGIARVIQGRHEEGIALIEKAATLSDRASVVLGDLGYSYAVAGRRSEAFQILKELEDRYTRREALGQYLARVYMGLGDHDKVFEWLEKDFGQRSGLLLIITSLLQFDNLRSDPRYKDLLKRMNLPE; encoded by the coding sequence ATGAAACGATGCCCTGAATGTAGACGGGATTATTACGACGATACGCTGCTGTATTGTCTCGATGATGGAAATGCTCTGCTCGAAGGCCCGGCGAGCGGCAGGTCAGAACCGCCTGCGTCAGCGGGCGGGCAGTTCGATGAGCCTCGGACCGCGATACTCCATTCGACGGCCGCCCCAAACGAGGCCGCGACACGAGCGCAGATACATACGACCGAGCAAACGGCAGTTTTGCCGTCGGGTATTACCGAGCTTCCGAAAACAAAAGGTCTTGATAAAAGGCTATTACTTGCGCCCCTCGCGCTTGCGGTAATTGTCGCAGGTGCCTTTTTTGGCTATCGATATTTGTCGTCTGAAACTACCCAGATCGATTCGATCGCCGTATTGCCATTTCAGAACGTAGGCAGCGATCCCAACTTCGAATATCTCTCGGACGGCATCGCGGAGTCGCTGATAAACAGCCTTACACAGATCCAGCAGTTGAAAGTGATCGCAAGGAACACTGCCTTTCGTTACAAGGGCAAGGATGTAGATGCGGAGCAGGTCGGCCGCGACCTCAGCGTACGGGCGGTTTTGACGGGCAGAGTGCGGCAGGTCGGCGACCGGCTTAATATACAGGTCGATCTCGTCGACGCCGTCACGGGCGCTCAGCTCTGGGGCGAGGAATACGACCGCCCGGCCGCGGATGCCCTTTCAATAAAGCAGGCGATAGCACGCGAGATCACGGACAAACTGCGGCTGCGACTTTCCGGGGAACAGCAGCAGCAAATAAACGCACGCGAAACAACAAACTCTCAAGCGTATCAGTTCTATCTGAGAGGTCGTTTCTACTGGAACCTAAGAAGTACAGAAGGCATCAAGAGAGCGATCGCTGAATTTCAGCAGGCCGTCGATCGCGATCCGAATTACGCACTTGGTTACGTCGGATTGGCTGACAGTTACCTGCTGCTTGAGGAGTACGCCGGAACGCCTATTAGCGAGACCTTGCCAAAGGCGAAGGCGGCTGTGGACAGGGCGTTACAGATCGATGACTCGCTGGCAGAAGCTCATACAAGCCTGGCCTCTATACTTCAGAAGGAGTGGCGATGGGCGGAATCGGAGCAAGAATTCAGGAAGGCCATCGCGCTCAATCCGAATTACCCGACAACGCATCACTGGTTTAGCATTTATTTTCGGATAAAACGGCAATTTGACGACTCGCTGAGACATATCAAACGGGCGCAGGAACTTGATCCTCTCTCGCCCGTCATCAGTTCGAATGTCGCCCAGATCTATTTTATAAAGGGTGACGTTGATACTGCCATTGGGGAGTGGGAAAAGATCATCGAACTTAACCCTAATTATACGGGGGCGTACTCAAACCTGGGAATAGCTCGCGTCATACAAGGGCGTCATGAAGAAGGGATCGCTTTGATCGAGAAGGCGGCCACGTTGTCGGATAGAGCGAGCGTCGTTCTGGGCGATCTGGGTTACTCCTACGCCGTTGCCGGACGACGCTCTGAAGCTTTTCAAATATTAAAGGAACTGGAAGATAGATACACCAGGCGCGAGGCGCTCGGACAGTACCTGGCCAGAGTATACATGGGTCTTGGCGACCATGATAAGGTCTTCGAGTGGCTGGAGAAGGACTTCGGGCAGCGTAGCGGTTTGCTGCTGATCATTACATCATTGTTGCAATTCGATAACCTGCGCTCAGACCCGCGATACAAGGATTTGCTGAAACGGATGAATCTGCCGGAATAG
- a CDS encoding nuclear transport factor 2 family protein — protein MTYATSQSGDREAIVQALTTYISGGVSGKSSDMRPAFHDRATIHGYLGPDLIAGPIEGLFDWIDENGPASELTADISAVDICETIATARVECHNWGGHRFTDMFTLLKTDGEWKIVSKVFYLHPEE, from the coding sequence ATGACCTACGCAACCTCACAAAGCGGCGACCGCGAAGCGATCGTTCAAGCACTTACCACCTATATTTCCGGCGGCGTCTCAGGAAAGAGCAGCGATATGAGGCCCGCTTTCCACGACAGAGCCACCATTCACGGCTATTTGGGACCCGACCTGATCGCAGGGCCGATCGAAGGGCTCTTCGACTGGATCGACGAGAACGGGCCCGCATCCGAACTGACGGCCGACATATCCGCGGTCGATATCTGCGAGACCATCGCCACCGCACGCGTCGAATGCCATAACTGGGGCGGACACCGCTTTACCGATATGTTCACTCTGCTCAAAACCGACGGCGAATGGAAGATCGTCAGCAAGGTCTTCTACCTGCATCCGGAGGAATGA